One region of Flavobacterium sp. GSB-24 genomic DNA includes:
- a CDS encoding zinc-dependent metalloprotease produces MKNFKISRIFLVTLLCIVGINSTFSQADKKSSKKEKAGKNAIKTDSIPDLNKPQPYDKVITSDAKVFKGVFTVAKVKDRFYFEIPNEVLDRDFQVTSRIGKGPAVFQKVPEGFAGKLLESTQIRFTKAPHDKLFVKRFVYDEVATDSSDNGLYRTLKLNDLQPVMTAFDIKAYGKNSVVVDVTDYINSDLGIFTGKLKDIFQATAFQADRSYISSVEALPTSIEVFTVKTYEDNRKSYLTTEINTSFLLLPKETMRIRYSDERIGYSTLLRTDLDQDPQRIKKVEIINRWRLEPKPEDLERYAKGELVEPQKPIVFYINPTTPKKWVPYIKRAVSDWQPAFEKAGFKNAIYAKEAAISDSIWNAKNGGFSTINYAPNMGDDISHNVTLDPRSGEILQANIQINHNVLFALYRTYLVQAGTIDKRAQNSEYSDELMGELLRVELTSHVGNTLGLLKNAGAASTIAVAKLRDKEWTSKHGISPSIMQNTLFNYVAQPEDNITENGILGRIGDYDKWAIFWGYKIHPNLKNLIEERTYLRQILTDSLKVNPQLYYGVQPKDIDPVTDPRNQPNSLGDNTIEASKLGIKNLKLILPNLPKWTLKKDELYAPTGGQLGYSYGFLVSQYRTYLENVSNIFGTYYYNPHDSGSTQKVFSSVSLNQQKVAMSFLNAEIFDKQGPQWLIPESITSLTIDIPYNNDMYSIGANLLVQVMLDFKKLKKINILEERFGAENTYSLVSYLNDLDKGVWSELNTSQKVSSYHMVLQKMYLSAINVIIDTPRDINSTTTIAISRGHLIDLKQRVVNTLKITTDKNSKNHYLDIIAEINKLTNPKRVIPAPVLPNNPEAKKGLQQGINYWEKETVEY; encoded by the coding sequence ATGAAAAATTTCAAAATTAGCCGGATCTTTCTGGTAACCTTACTATGTATTGTAGGGATCAACAGCACTTTTTCACAGGCTGATAAAAAAAGTTCTAAAAAAGAAAAAGCAGGTAAAAATGCTATTAAAACCGACTCAATACCGGACCTCAATAAACCACAGCCTTACGATAAGGTTATTACTTCGGATGCCAAAGTCTTTAAAGGCGTGTTTACTGTTGCCAAAGTAAAAGATCGTTTTTATTTTGAGATTCCAAATGAAGTCTTAGATCGTGATTTCCAGGTAACCAGCCGAATTGGTAAAGGACCGGCTGTATTTCAGAAGGTACCTGAAGGATTTGCCGGAAAGCTTTTAGAAAGCACGCAGATTCGTTTTACAAAGGCTCCGCATGATAAACTATTTGTAAAGCGTTTTGTGTACGATGAGGTTGCAACGGATAGTTCTGATAACGGACTATACAGAACCTTAAAATTAAATGACCTGCAGCCTGTTATGACGGCATTTGATATTAAAGCCTACGGAAAAAACTCAGTTGTTGTTGATGTGACGGACTATATCAATAGCGATTTAGGAATTTTTACCGGTAAATTGAAAGATATATTTCAGGCAACTGCGTTTCAGGCAGACCGCTCTTATATCAGCAGTGTAGAAGCCCTGCCAACAAGTATTGAGGTATTCACAGTAAAGACTTACGAGGATAATCGTAAATCCTATCTGACCACTGAAATTAACACCTCTTTTTTATTACTTCCCAAAGAAACAATGCGCATTCGTTATTCGGATGAAAGGATCGGATACAGCACCCTTTTGAGAACAGATTTGGACCAGGATCCCCAGAGAATTAAAAAAGTTGAAATTATAAACAGATGGCGTTTAGAACCTAAGCCTGAAGATTTGGAGCGTTATGCTAAGGGTGAATTGGTAGAGCCTCAAAAACCGATTGTTTTTTACATAAATCCTACAACACCAAAAAAATGGGTGCCTTATATAAAAAGAGCAGTAAGTGACTGGCAGCCAGCTTTTGAAAAAGCAGGTTTTAAAAATGCAATCTATGCTAAAGAAGCGGCTATTAGTGATAGTATATGGAATGCGAAAAACGGAGGTTTCAGCACTATTAATTATGCTCCGAATATGGGAGATGACATATCACATAATGTGACCCTTGATCCAAGAAGCGGTGAGATACTGCAGGCAAATATTCAAATCAACCACAATGTATTATTTGCCTTATATCGTACTTATTTGGTACAGGCCGGAACTATTGATAAAAGAGCACAGAATAGTGAATATAGTGATGAATTGATGGGGGAATTACTTCGTGTAGAACTTACTTCTCATGTGGGGAATACATTGGGACTTTTAAAAAATGCAGGCGCTGCATCCACCATTGCGGTAGCAAAACTTAGAGACAAAGAGTGGACCTCCAAACATGGAATCAGCCCTTCGATCATGCAAAATACCTTGTTCAATTATGTGGCACAGCCTGAGGATAATATTACAGAAAATGGAATCTTAGGACGCATTGGTGATTATGATAAATGGGCTATTTTCTGGGGCTATAAAATTCATCCTAATCTGAAAAACTTAATAGAAGAACGTACTTATCTGCGTCAAATACTCACCGACAGCCTTAAGGTAAATCCTCAATTGTATTACGGGGTGCAGCCTAAAGATATTGATCCTGTTACAGATCCAAGGAATCAGCCCAACAGTTTAGGGGATAATACCATTGAAGCCAGTAAACTGGGGATTAAAAACCTAAAATTAATATTGCCTAACCTTCCCAAATGGACTCTGAAGAAAGACGAATTATATGCTCCTACAGGAGGACAGCTTGGATATAGTTATGGTTTTCTTGTATCTCAATACCGTACTTACCTGGAAAATGTATCGAATATTTTTGGTACTTACTATTATAATCCTCATGATTCAGGATCAACTCAGAAGGTGTTTAGCTCCGTGTCTTTAAACCAACAGAAAGTAGCCATGTCTTTTTTAAATGCGGAAATATTTGACAAACAGGGACCTCAGTGGCTTATTCCTGAAAGTATCACCAGTTTAACGATTGATATTCCTTATAATAATGATATGTACAGCATCGGAGCAAATCTACTTGTACAGGTAATGCTTGATTTTAAAAAGCTTAAGAAAATAAACATTCTTGAAGAGCGTTTTGGAGCAGAAAACACCTATTCGTTAGTTTCCTATTTAAATGATCTTGACAAGGGAGTATGGTCTGAATTAAATACTTCGCAAAAAGTAAGCAGTTACCATATGGTTTTACAAAAGATGTATCTAAGTGCTATCAATGTAATTATTGACACTCCTCGCGATATCAACAGTACAACAACTATAGCAATCAGCAGGGGACATCTTATTGATTTGAAGCAGAGAGTTGTTAATACTTTAAAGATTACCACAGACAAAAATTCAAAGAATCATTATTTGGATATAATAGCAGAGATCAACAAACTTACAAATCCGAAAAGAGTAATTCCGGCACCGGTTTTACCTAATAATCCGGAGGCAAAGAAAGGTCTTCAGCAAGGGATAAATTACTGGGAAAAAGAGACTGTTGAATATTAA
- a CDS encoding zinc-dependent metalloprotease: protein MLRKNILYALLILLPFYLSAQVISPPSSLPNLPNLAVDPVPFEQLITSEAKSAMGMINVYTVKDRYYFEIKDSILDRPILVLNRIVQSSAAVDKSKEGYAGEEMGENTIMFRKGNGKKIFMTSYITNDRSLDSTENGLKRELDLNNTPGILMSFDAKAYGAKKNSTLIDVTDFLSGNSRIISGATFNEKGFQSDKSYVDKIQSFPINTEIQGYKTYGIGSKDSTMTVVLNTSFLLLPKKAMRERYNDPRVGYFTPFNFDYDKNPKFASMALKISRWRLEPKPEDIEKYNRGELVEPIKPIIFYIDPATPKRWVPYLIAGVNDWQVAFEKAGFKNAIKAIEVPQDDTNWNMNDARYSVIVYKPSLDANAMGPSVMDVRSGEIIASHVSWYHNVMTLLHDWYLLQAGTLDKNAQRQEFSDELMGQLIRFVSSHEIGHTLGLAHNFGSSSTVPVEKLRDKKWVEENGHTPSIMDYARFNYVAQPEDNISQKGIFPRIGDYDKWAIEWGYRAYPDIKDKREETKMLFNKITDTLKVNPRLYFGSQEIFGITDPRRQNEDLSDNVMVANSYGIKNLKRILPNLPEWSKMPTDQFGERSGNGLKRSYSALLSQLSLYHSHVVNTIGKGYSTYTAVGDTTKVFTVVPKSKQREAMAYLNKQVFREEPIWLQPDTVLDQVWMPTKGKLTQNIAGNILRDVLDMQKMMNLESAALLYGDKTYTPQDLFKDLDYGIWPELSAGTAVSSYHIALQQQYISSLLIAVTTPAVNNIPLSGVIREQLMSLKNRIKLALPKIKDAETKYHYNDVLLQIASVEGESLN, encoded by the coding sequence ATGTTACGCAAAAATATTTTATACGCGCTTTTAATTCTACTGCCTTTTTACTTATCAGCGCAGGTAATTTCACCACCATCATCTTTGCCAAATTTACCAAATCTAGCAGTTGATCCGGTGCCTTTTGAGCAGCTCATTACCTCTGAGGCAAAAAGCGCCATGGGGATGATAAATGTGTACACCGTAAAGGACCGTTATTATTTTGAAATCAAAGATTCGATTTTAGACCGACCTATATTGGTATTGAATCGGATTGTACAATCTTCGGCAGCCGTAGACAAATCAAAAGAAGGTTATGCTGGTGAGGAAATGGGAGAAAACACCATAATGTTTCGTAAAGGAAATGGTAAAAAGATCTTTATGACTTCTTATATTACCAATGACCGCTCATTGGATTCTACTGAAAATGGACTAAAAAGAGAATTGGATCTCAACAATACTCCCGGTATTTTAATGTCTTTCGACGCTAAGGCTTACGGGGCTAAAAAAAACTCGACCCTTATTGATGTAACAGATTTTCTATCGGGCAACAGTCGCATTATCTCAGGGGCTACATTTAACGAGAAAGGTTTTCAGTCTGATAAATCCTATGTGGATAAAATCCAGTCTTTTCCCATCAATACAGAAATTCAGGGATACAAGACATATGGGATAGGGTCAAAAGACAGTACTATGACTGTTGTTTTAAATACGTCATTTTTGCTTTTGCCTAAAAAGGCAATGAGAGAACGTTATAATGATCCGAGGGTGGGATATTTCACTCCCTTTAATTTCGACTATGATAAAAACCCGAAATTTGCTTCGATGGCGCTTAAAATTTCGCGCTGGAGATTAGAGCCAAAACCAGAGGATATAGAAAAATATAATCGAGGAGAGCTTGTCGAGCCAATAAAACCTATCATTTTTTATATTGATCCGGCGACACCTAAAAGATGGGTACCTTACCTCATTGCAGGTGTTAATGACTGGCAGGTTGCCTTTGAAAAAGCGGGTTTTAAAAATGCTATCAAGGCAATCGAAGTTCCGCAAGATGATACCAACTGGAATATGAATGATGCGCGTTACAGTGTCATTGTCTATAAACCTTCGCTGGATGCAAATGCAATGGGACCTTCTGTTATGGATGTTCGAAGCGGTGAGATTATTGCTTCGCATGTGAGCTGGTATCACAATGTAATGACCCTTTTGCATGATTGGTATCTTTTGCAGGCGGGTACCCTTGACAAAAATGCACAGCGGCAGGAATTCAGTGATGAACTTATGGGACAGCTAATCCGTTTTGTGTCCTCTCACGAAATCGGCCATACTTTAGGGCTCGCCCATAATTTCGGTTCTTCTTCAACAGTTCCGGTGGAAAAACTTCGTGATAAAAAATGGGTTGAAGAAAATGGACATACCCCTTCAATAATGGATTACGCCCGATTTAATTATGTGGCTCAACCTGAGGATAATATCTCTCAAAAAGGAATTTTCCCCAGAATAGGGGATTATGATAAATGGGCTATTGAGTGGGGTTATCGTGCTTATCCAGATATTAAAGATAAAAGGGAAGAAACAAAAATGCTTTTTAATAAGATAACAGATACCTTAAAGGTTAACCCAAGATTATACTTTGGTTCACAGGAGATTTTTGGTATAACGGATCCCCGTCGCCAGAATGAAGATTTAAGTGATAATGTCATGGTGGCTAATTCTTACGGGATTAAAAACCTTAAAAGGATACTTCCAAATCTGCCTGAATGGTCCAAAATGCCTACAGACCAGTTTGGTGAAAGATCAGGCAATGGTTTAAAAAGAAGCTATTCCGCATTACTTTCTCAACTTTCTCTTTACCATTCGCATGTGGTCAATACAATAGGTAAAGGATATTCAACTTATACAGCAGTTGGCGATACTACAAAGGTCTTTACTGTTGTTCCTAAAAGTAAGCAGAGGGAAGCAATGGCTTATTTAAATAAGCAGGTTTTCCGTGAGGAACCAATCTGGCTGCAGCCTGATACGGTACTTGATCAGGTCTGGATGCCTACAAAGGGAAAATTAACGCAAAATATTGCCGGTAACATACTGCGTGATGTGTTAGACATGCAAAAAATGATGAATCTTGAAAGTGCGGCCTTACTGTATGGGGATAAAACTTATACGCCACAGGATCTTTTTAAAGATTTGGATTATGGGATATGGCCGGAACTTTCAGCCGGAACTGCTGTGAGCAGCTATCATATCGCTTTGCAGCAACAATATATTTCCTCATTATTAATAGCCGTGACTACCCCGGCAGTGAATAATATTCCACTAAGCGGGGTTATCAGAGAACAATTAATGTCTTTAAAAAACAGAATAAAACTGGCTTTGCCAAAAATTAAAGATGCTGAAACAAAATACCATTACAATGATGTTCTGTTGCAAATCGCTTCGGTGGAAGGGGAAAGCCTTAATTAA